The nucleotide sequence CGGGAGTAGGCGGTGGCCTCCGCCGAGCGGAAGTTTCCGGCCCCGCTGCCGAATCCCGAGACGAAGCCCTTCTGGGAAGCGGCGGGCGAGGGACGGCTGCTGCTCAAGCGTTGCCGGTCGTGCGGCGAGGTGCACTATTACCCCCGTGCGCTCTGCCCGTTCTGCGGGAGCGGCGAAACGGAGTGGCAGCCGGCAGCCGGCGGCGGCACGATCTACTCCTACAGCGTGATGCGACGCGCGGAGGCGCCCTACGCCATCGCGTACGTGACGCTCGACGAAGGCGTGACGATGATGACCAACCTCGTCGACTGCGATCTCGACGCCATCCGGATCGGCCAGCGCGTCAGGCTCGTGTTCAAGCCCACCGAAGGCGGGCCGCCCGTACC is from Candidatus Rokuibacteriota bacterium and encodes:
- a CDS encoding Zn-ribbon domain-containing OB-fold protein, whose protein sequence is MASAERKFPAPLPNPETKPFWEAAGEGRLLLKRCRSCGEVHYYPRALCPFCGSGETEWQPAAGGGTIYSYSVMRRAEAPYAIAYVTLDEGVTMMTNLVDCDLDAIRIGQRVRLVFKPTEGGPPVP